A window of the Acidimicrobiales bacterium genome harbors these coding sequences:
- a CDS encoding NADH-quinone oxidoreductase subunit D: protein MTVTERPTDAAVHEASETPEGQLHLLPRRHAVLRMSEVQMAELADAPLEDENDQTMLINMGPSHPSTHGVLRLMLEMDGETVRRSKPVVGYLHTGMEKQAEALTFLQGSTNVTRMDYASPLFTELAFSLATEKLLGVEIPERATWIRMLMTEMNRISSHLLFMATNGMDLGAVSMMIYGWREREQVLRFFESVTGLRMNHNYIRPGGVAADLPDGWRTEVLRLLEMLPHRLDEYDTLMTGQPIWRDRLQGVGVLGPEEAMALSATGPLLRATGIPADLRRDQPYLAYDQVEFDVVVGTYGDSFDRFAIRLNEIRESMRILHQILDLMPKGDYRVQDTKVTPPPRARIDESMEALIHHFKIFTEGFKVPEGEAYASVESPRGELGCYIVSDGSSKPYRMSIRPPSFINLQTLPHMMADGLLADAVAIISSADPILGEVDR, encoded by the coding sequence ATGACGGTCACCGAACGCCCCACCGACGCCGCAGTCCACGAAGCATCCGAGACTCCCGAGGGGCAGCTCCACCTTCTGCCTCGCCGCCATGCCGTGCTGCGAATGTCCGAAGTACAGATGGCCGAGCTGGCCGACGCTCCGTTGGAAGACGAGAACGACCAGACCATGTTGATCAACATGGGTCCGTCGCACCCCTCGACCCACGGTGTGTTGCGGCTCATGCTCGAAATGGACGGCGAGACCGTTCGTCGCTCCAAGCCGGTCGTCGGCTATCTCCATACCGGAATGGAGAAGCAGGCCGAGGCGCTCACCTTCCTGCAGGGCTCCACGAATGTGACCCGGATGGACTACGCCTCGCCGCTGTTCACCGAGCTGGCGTTCTCGCTCGCCACCGAGAAGTTGCTCGGCGTCGAGATCCCCGAGCGGGCCACCTGGATCCGCATGCTCATGACCGAGATGAACCGCATCTCGTCGCATCTGTTGTTCATGGCCACCAACGGCATGGACCTCGGTGCGGTCTCCATGATGATCTACGGCTGGCGCGAGCGCGAGCAGGTGCTTCGATTCTTCGAATCGGTCACGGGCCTGCGCATGAACCACAACTACATCCGCCCGGGTGGCGTTGCCGCCGACCTCCCTGACGGCTGGCGCACCGAGGTCCTGCGGCTCCTCGAGATGCTGCCGCACCGCCTCGACGAGTACGACACCCTCATGACCGGGCAGCCGATCTGGCGAGACCGTCTGCAGGGCGTAGGTGTGCTCGGGCCCGAGGAGGCCATGGCGCTGTCGGCCACCGGCCCACTGCTCCGTGCCACCGGCATCCCCGCCGATCTGCGTCGCGACCAGCCCTACCTCGCCTACGACCAGGTCGAGTTCGACGTCGTCGTCGGCACCTACGGCGATTCGTTCGACCGCTTCGCGATCCGGCTGAACGAGATCCGCGAATCGATGCGGATCCTGCATCAGATCCTCGATCTGATGCCAAAGGGTGACTACCGGGTGCAAGACACCAAGGTCACGCCGCCGCCCCGGGCCCGGATCGACGAGTCCATGGAAGCGCTGATCCATCACTTCAAGATCTTCACCGAGGGCTTCAAGGTCCCCGAAGGCGAGGCCTACGCCTCGGTTGAGTCACCTCGCGGTGAGCTCGGTTGCTACATCGTCAGCGACGGCTCGTCGAAGCCGTACCGCATGTCGATCCGCCCGCCGAGCTTCATCAACCTGCAAACGCTGCCGCACATGATGGCCGACGGTCTCCTCGCCGACGCCGTGGCGATCATCTCGTCGGCCGATCCGATCCTGGGAGAGGTGGACCGCTAA
- the ndhC gene encoding NADH-quinone oxidoreductase subunit A, protein MAQYLPILALTVLAVLFAAGSFVASKLLAPRRPTVEKYAPYECGIVPGREPPQRFPVRFYLVAMLFIIFDIEIIFLYPWAMVHRELALPGLIAMIVFSLLVFESFVYLISKGALDWGPLQVNTRQHEMRSSARTTTTTIRRVGTDGRFDEVRVPDRRVAAVAREDVA, encoded by the coding sequence ATGGCCCAATATCTGCCGATCCTGGCATTGACGGTCTTGGCGGTGCTCTTCGCCGCTGGCAGTTTCGTGGCATCGAAGCTGCTCGCTCCTCGCCGTCCCACGGTCGAGAAATACGCGCCCTACGAGTGCGGCATCGTCCCCGGCCGAGAGCCGCCGCAGCGGTTTCCCGTCCGCTTCTACCTCGTGGCGATGCTCTTCATCATCTTCGACATCGAGATCATCTTCCTCTACCCGTGGGCGATGGTGCACCGCGAGCTGGCGCTTCCGGGTCTGATCGCCATGATCGTGTTCTCGTTGCTGGTCTTCGAGTCGTTCGTCTACCTGATTTCCAAGGGTGCACTCGACTGGGGGCCGCTCCAGGTCAACACCCGTCAGCACGAGATGCGCTCGAGCGCCCGCACCACCACCACCACGATCCGCCGGGTCGGTACCGACGGTCGTTTCGACGAGGTACGGGTGCCCGATCGCCGTGTTGCCGCCGTCGCCAGAGAGGACGTCGCCTGA
- a CDS encoding cytochrome c — MISTMLLAANYRAIGLTVAVLVFLAYVALFVRNMIQAKPELGSELELAANKREYLSDEELEGPKLDRSLSFALVCLGLIAMALPFYWLAEPGRQEGAVEAYDFRFEVFGGRLYTQGAQCVNCHAAGGVGGIAPYVLQDADGQFIANANWTAPALNNVLLRYSEEEVTYILNYGRPGSPMAAWGTPGGGPLTSQNIEEIITYLGTLQVQTLDPIAISESADPEAAATAAAELTTGIRDEVQRSLDDGEFATIGEAVFNLGLFSGYQAGSLSCGRCHTAGWSLGIDVSPNVLDEGVAGCGGGDPSGIGYNLCGGSVLERFPNDTWKLPNTGETHVIESSKVEITLNGGWLPSGGLTGEDGRNYLLGADGETRVQLDEKGVPISDLEDETGAARPFIVIEEGENAGDLAACAFESALWEPGGISANAYPFDPSIPLVLAADAPEGTATTNGFADPPVLDPADLAGNVIEFADGRLGGDCTVVEMPERTSQAHYDFVYSGADAGKGYGRGGQSHAGMMPGFGATLPPSFIQAVVDYERGL; from the coding sequence ATGATTTCGACCATGCTGCTCGCAGCGAACTACCGAGCGATCGGCCTCACGGTCGCGGTACTCGTCTTCCTGGCCTACGTTGCGCTGTTCGTCCGCAACATGATCCAGGCCAAGCCCGAACTCGGCTCCGAGCTCGAGCTGGCCGCCAACAAGCGTGAGTACCTCTCCGACGAGGAGCTCGAAGGCCCGAAGCTCGACCGTTCGCTGAGCTTCGCCCTCGTTTGCCTCGGGCTGATCGCCATGGCGCTGCCCTTCTACTGGCTGGCCGAGCCCGGTCGTCAAGAGGGCGCCGTCGAGGCCTACGACTTCCGCTTCGAGGTCTTCGGCGGCCGCCTCTACACCCAGGGTGCGCAGTGCGTGAACTGCCATGCCGCCGGTGGTGTGGGCGGCATCGCGCCCTACGTGCTGCAAGACGCCGATGGCCAGTTCATCGCCAACGCCAACTGGACCGCTCCGGCACTCAACAACGTGCTGCTTCGCTACTCCGAGGAAGAGGTCACCTACATCCTCAACTACGGTCGCCCGGGATCCCCGATGGCGGCGTGGGGCACGCCGGGTGGCGGTCCGCTCACCTCGCAGAACATCGAGGAGATCATCACCTACCTCGGCACGCTCCAGGTGCAGACGCTCGACCCGATCGCCATCAGCGAGTCGGCTGATCCCGAGGCGGCAGCAACCGCAGCTGCCGAACTGACCACGGGCATCCGCGACGAGGTCCAACGCTCGCTCGACGACGGCGAGTTCGCCACCATCGGCGAGGCGGTGTTCAATCTCGGACTCTTCTCCGGCTACCAGGCCGGGTCGCTCAGCTGTGGTCGTTGCCATACGGCCGGCTGGTCGCTCGGCATCGACGTGTCGCCCAACGTGCTCGACGAAGGCGTCGCCGGTTGCGGCGGCGGTGATCCCTCGGGCATCGGCTACAACCTGTGTGGTGGTTCGGTGCTCGAGCGCTTCCCGAACGACACCTGGAAGCTGCCGAACACCGGTGAAACTCACGTCATCGAGAGCAGCAAGGTCGAGATCACGCTGAACGGTGGTTGGTTGCCATCGGGTGGCCTCACCGGCGAGGATGGCCGCAATTACCTCCTTGGCGCCGACGGTGAGACTCGGGTCCAACTCGACGAGAAGGGCGTTCCGATCTCCGATCTCGAAGACGAGACTGGTGCGGCACGGCCCTTCATCGTGATCGAGGAAGGCGAGAACGCCGGCGACCTCGCGGCGTGCGCCTTCGAGTCGGCACTGTGGGAACCGGGTGGTATCTCCGCCAACGCGTATCCGTTCGATCCCTCGATCCCACTCGTTCTCGCAGCGGATGCCCCAGAAGGCACCGCCACCACGAACGGGTTCGCCGACCCGCCTGTGCTCGATCCCGCCGATCTCGCCGGCAATGTGATCGAGTTCGCCGATGGTCGACTCGGTGGCGATTGCACCGTGGTCGAGATGCCCGAACGCACCAGCCAGGCGCACTACGACTTCGTCTACTCCGGCGCCGATGCCGGCAAGGGCTACGGCCGGGGCGGACAGAGCCACGCCGGCATGATGCCCGGCTTCGGTGCCACCCTGCCGCCCTCGTTCATCCAGGCGGTCGTCGACTACGAGCGAGGTCTCTAG
- a CDS encoding menaquinol-cytochrome c reductase cytochrome b subunit, with the protein MTEIPEHLRKRAEEARKKAESSAPEPAPAAASDAPSDPAASKIPAHLLERSKSAKSKEAETAVAPAATAGAAVAAATAVADAPVMSGPGGHTQRLLTVVKSGSIQDIKMTPHDKVHTWPHLIVVEFGAALFCLGFLTFFSIWSNAPLLELANVNQTPNPSKAPWYFLGLQELLTLFHPMVAGVTIPGIGLIILTMVPYIDKNPSNKPEDRKFAVSMFTVFMMFWAVLVIIGSFFRGPGFNFVFPWNDGLFFEL; encoded by the coding sequence ATGACCGAGATCCCAGAACATCTCCGCAAGCGTGCCGAAGAGGCTCGGAAGAAGGCCGAGAGTTCGGCTCCCGAGCCAGCTCCCGCCGCTGCCAGCGACGCGCCCAGCGACCCCGCGGCATCGAAGATCCCGGCACACCTGCTGGAGCGGTCGAAGTCGGCGAAGTCCAAAGAGGCCGAGACCGCCGTTGCGCCGGCGGCAACCGCAGGTGCTGCGGTGGCCGCTGCTACCGCTGTGGCCGACGCCCCGGTCATGAGCGGCCCGGGTGGCCACACCCAGCGACTGCTCACCGTCGTCAAGTCGGGCTCGATCCAAGACATCAAGATGACCCCGCACGACAAGGTGCACACCTGGCCCCACCTCATCGTGGTCGAGTTCGGTGCGGCGTTGTTCTGCCTCGGCTTCTTGACCTTCTTCTCGATCTGGTCGAATGCCCCACTGCTCGAGCTGGCCAACGTCAACCAGACCCCGAACCCGTCGAAGGCGCCGTGGTACTTCCTCGGCCTCCAGGAACTCCTCACCCTGTTCCACCCGATGGTGGCCGGCGTGACCATTCCCGGCATCGGCCTGATCATCTTGACGATGGTCCCCTACATCGACAAGAACCCGTCCAACAAGCCAGAAGATCGCAAGTTCGCCGTCTCGATGTTCACCGTGTTCATGATGTTCTGGGCGGTGTTGGTGATCATCGGCTCGTTCTTCCGTGGCCCTGGCTTCAACTTCGTCTTCCCCTGGAACGACGGACTGTTCTTCGAGCTCTGA
- a CDS encoding NADH-quinone oxidoreductase subunit B family protein — protein MEHNVLTGQLESFIKWTRARSSWPATFGLACCAIEMMAAGGSHYDMARLGMEVFRASPRQADIMIVAGRVSQKMAPVLRQVYDQMMEPKWVISMGVCASSGGMFNNYAIVQGVDQIVPVDVYAPGCPPGPETLIHAINTLHTKIETGEIMRRREATGAGAGIVIEERTASGGSNLITVGRR, from the coding sequence ATGGAGCACAACGTGCTCACCGGCCAACTCGAGTCGTTCATCAAGTGGACCCGCGCTCGGTCCTCCTGGCCCGCCACCTTTGGGCTCGCGTGTTGCGCCATCGAGATGATGGCCGCCGGTGGGTCTCACTACGACATGGCTCGGCTCGGCATGGAAGTGTTCCGGGCCTCGCCGCGTCAGGCCGACATCATGATCGTCGCCGGTCGGGTCTCGCAGAAGATGGCGCCAGTACTTCGACAGGTCTACGACCAGATGATGGAACCCAAGTGGGTCATCTCGATGGGTGTCTGTGCCTCGTCGGGCGGCATGTTCAACAACTACGCCATCGTGCAGGGCGTCGACCAGATCGTCCCGGTCGACGTCTACGCACCGGGTTGCCCTCCCGGCCCCGAAACCCTCATCCATGCGATCAACACCCTGCACACGAAGATCGAGACCGGCGAGATCATGCGACGCCGCGAAGCCACCGGCGCCGGTGCCGGCATCGTCATCGAAGAACGCACCGCTTCCGGGGGTTCCAACCTCATCACCGTGGGGCGGCGCTGA
- a CDS encoding Rieske 2Fe-2S domain-containing protein, which produces MIGIIIAAVVVLALLAVVGVATSLRRKDTNTALGQLSGETVKRDRPVNVGSGASETAVSGRAVEALARKEQSGALVATGPSAPVAYVPPDPETLGVARRQFLNRSIVAMFGLGLSGFGAAAIGFLWPQGASGFGAKINVGRIPDIQAAIIAGGGFFYVPEGRMWVTEYPQPALEKAVSQYAFYPQVEQGLNAGVTALYQTCPHLGCRVPECGTSQWFECPCHGSQYNRVGEKKGGPAPRGMDRFPMEVTAANELIVDTGVVIQGPPIGTNTTGQEAEGPNCIGASEGH; this is translated from the coding sequence GTGATTGGCATCATCATCGCCGCCGTTGTCGTCCTGGCGTTGTTGGCCGTCGTCGGCGTGGCGACGTCGCTGCGACGCAAGGACACCAACACCGCCCTCGGTCAGCTCTCGGGCGAGACCGTCAAACGCGACCGTCCGGTCAACGTGGGCAGTGGCGCGAGCGAGACCGCGGTCTCGGGTCGCGCCGTCGAGGCCCTTGCTCGCAAGGAACAATCGGGAGCGCTCGTCGCCACCGGCCCGTCCGCCCCGGTTGCCTACGTCCCACCCGACCCCGAAACCCTCGGTGTCGCCCGACGCCAATTCCTGAACCGCAGCATCGTCGCGATGTTCGGGCTCGGCCTGTCCGGGTTCGGCGCCGCGGCGATCGGATTCCTGTGGCCGCAGGGAGCCAGTGGCTTCGGTGCCAAGATCAACGTTGGCCGCATCCCCGACATCCAGGCCGCGATCATCGCCGGTGGCGGGTTCTTCTACGTCCCCGAAGGTCGCATGTGGGTCACCGAGTACCCCCAGCCCGCGCTCGAGAAGGCCGTCTCCCAGTACGCCTTCTACCCACAGGTGGAGCAGGGTCTCAACGCCGGCGTCACCGCCCTCTACCAGACCTGTCCTCACCTCGGCTGCCGTGTTCCCGAATGTGGCACCTCGCAGTGGTTCGAGTGCCCGTGTCACGGGTCGCAGTACAACCGAGTCGGTGAGAAGAAGGGCGGTCCCGCTCCCCGTGGCATGGACCGCTTCCCGATGGAGGTCACGGCAGCCAACGAGCTGATCGTCGACACGGGCGTGGTCATCCAGGGCCCGCCGATCGGCACCAACACCACCGGTCAAGAGGCCGAGGGTCCCAACTGCATCGGGGCCTCGGAGGGACACTGA
- the nuoG gene encoding NADH-quinone oxidoreductase subunit NuoG, translated as MTATDPTPAVTGVPFVLNGTPCEANDGELLIDAAERNGVHIPRFCYHPRMTPVGMCRMCLVEVDGGRGPSLQPSCMLPVTPDMKVNTEVESAKAAQDGVLELLLINHPLDCPVCDKGGECPLQDNAYAYGPGESRFVEEKRHYEKPIPISDLVYLDRERCILCDRCTRFSKEVAGDPLIHFIGRGADTQVNTFPDHPFSSYFSGNTVQICPVGALTAEPYRFKARPWDLAENESTSTVDATGARVVLQSSRDRLLRVLGVDSEAVNWSWLSDKERFAYEATNSDERLRAPLSQAAGDAEPTTIRWAEAAARVAKAIEAEPTRVGVLGGARLPVEGQYAWSKLLRSVAGVHNIDAQLSDGLPDQAVLSMPRATIAEAVAPGGVIVLLGADPKEELPTLFLRLRHAAEFDGASIIEITPTATSLLPHAAASLRPLPGNAGVVADAIASGDVNRAIPGVNSAALAKAADLIGSGRPVTVIVGRANLAEDAAFTLAAVEHLRKAAPQLKVLPALRRGNVMGALELGLTPGVDTRGDALVEPGLDADGILTAAANGTIKTLVLLGADPLVDHPNRALVEAAFDAVDTIIAVDLFLTASSSRANLVLPAAAFGEVDGSFVNLEGRISPLQAKVTPPGQARPDWMIAAEVARAMGADLGFATLAELREDLSSNVRSFANVDWAGLARSEDGPILDIGRDWTVPSAASVVAPAADGYGLRLVIDRKLWDLGTTVQQSASLAHLPSPGRLELSPADFEALGVAAGSEVTVEYAGGKTTAPVASSPAVPRGTARASFRLPGFDPGTLTSTDRLVTDLRVTAR; from the coding sequence ATGACCGCCACCGATCCCACTCCGGCCGTCACCGGCGTCCCGTTCGTGCTCAACGGCACGCCGTGCGAGGCCAACGACGGTGAGTTGCTCATCGACGCCGCCGAGCGCAACGGCGTCCACATCCCCCGGTTCTGTTACCACCCTCGCATGACGCCGGTCGGTATGTGCCGGATGTGCCTGGTCGAGGTCGATGGCGGACGCGGCCCGAGCCTCCAGCCATCGTGCATGTTGCCGGTCACGCCCGACATGAAGGTGAACACCGAAGTCGAGTCGGCCAAAGCCGCCCAGGACGGTGTGCTCGAACTCCTCCTCATCAACCATCCACTCGACTGTCCGGTCTGCGACAAGGGCGGCGAATGTCCGCTCCAGGACAACGCCTACGCCTACGGTCCGGGCGAGAGCCGCTTCGTGGAAGAGAAGCGGCACTACGAAAAACCCATCCCGATCAGCGACCTCGTCTACCTCGATCGCGAGCGCTGCATCCTCTGTGATCGCTGCACCCGCTTCTCCAAGGAAGTGGCGGGTGATCCGCTCATCCACTTCATCGGTCGTGGTGCCGACACCCAGGTCAACACCTTCCCCGACCATCCGTTCTCGTCCTACTTCAGCGGCAACACGGTGCAGATCTGCCCGGTCGGCGCGCTGACCGCCGAGCCCTATCGCTTCAAGGCTCGCCCGTGGGACCTCGCCGAGAACGAGTCCACCTCCACCGTCGACGCCACCGGCGCGCGCGTGGTGCTCCAGTCCTCACGTGACCGCCTCTTGCGTGTCCTCGGTGTCGACTCCGAGGCCGTCAACTGGTCGTGGCTCTCCGACAAGGAACGGTTCGCCTACGAAGCCACCAACTCCGACGAGCGTCTTCGCGCCCCGCTGTCGCAGGCCGCTGGCGACGCCGAACCCACCACGATCCGCTGGGCCGAAGCCGCCGCACGCGTCGCCAAGGCCATCGAGGCTGAACCCACCCGGGTCGGCGTCCTCGGTGGCGCCCGTCTGCCGGTCGAAGGCCAGTACGCCTGGTCGAAGCTGCTGCGCTCGGTCGCCGGTGTGCACAACATCGACGCCCAGCTCTCCGACGGCCTGCCCGATCAGGCGGTGCTGTCGATGCCTCGAGCCACCATCGCCGAAGCGGTCGCACCGGGCGGGGTCATCGTGCTCCTGGGTGCCGACCCCAAGGAGGAGCTGCCCACGCTGTTCCTGCGGCTGCGCCACGCCGCTGAGTTCGATGGCGCCTCGATCATCGAGATCACGCCGACCGCCACGTCGCTGCTGCCCCACGCCGCAGCCTCCCTGCGCCCCCTGCCTGGCAATGCCGGCGTCGTCGCCGATGCGATCGCCTCGGGCGACGTCAACCGTGCGATCCCTGGCGTCAACTCGGCTGCACTGGCCAAGGCCGCCGACCTCATCGGCTCCGGCCGACCCGTCACGGTCATCGTGGGCCGAGCCAACTTGGCCGAAGATGCGGCGTTCACGCTCGCCGCTGTCGAGCACCTGCGCAAGGCCGCACCCCAGCTCAAGGTGTTGCCGGCGTTGCGCCGGGGCAACGTCATGGGTGCGCTGGAACTCGGCTTGACCCCCGGTGTCGACACCCGAGGCGATGCCCTCGTCGAGCCCGGTCTCGATGCCGACGGCATCCTCACCGCTGCGGCCAACGGCACGATCAAGACCCTCGTGCTGCTCGGCGCCGACCCGCTGGTCGACCACCCCAATCGGGCGCTGGTGGAAGCGGCGTTCGATGCCGTCGACACGATCATCGCCGTCGACCTGTTCCTCACGGCTTCGTCGAGCCGAGCCAACCTCGTGTTGCCAGCCGCTGCGTTCGGTGAGGTCGACGGCAGTTTCGTCAATCTCGAGGGTCGCATCAGCCCGCTCCAAGCGAAGGTCACGCCTCCCGGCCAAGCTCGTCCCGACTGGATGATCGCGGCCGAAGTGGCTCGGGCCATGGGCGCCGATCTCGGCTTCGCCACGCTGGCCGAACTCCGCGAGGACCTGTCGTCCAACGTTCGCTCGTTCGCGAACGTCGATTGGGCCGGCCTCGCTCGCTCCGAAGACGGACCGATCCTCGACATCGGGCGTGACTGGACCGTGCCATCTGCCGCATCCGTCGTCGCACCCGCCGCCGACGGCTACGGTCTTCGACTGGTGATCGATCGGAAGCTCTGGGATCTGGGAACAACGGTGCAGCAATCGGCATCGCTTGCGCACCTCCCATCGCCAGGCCGACTCGAGCTCTCACCCGCCGACTTCGAGGCGCTGGGCGTCGCCGCCGGCAGCGAGGTCACGGTCGAGTACGCAGGCGGCAAGACGACCGCTCCCGTCGCCTCCTCACCTGCGGTGCCTCGCGGCACGGCTCGTGCATCGTTCCGGCTGCCTGGCTTCGACCCGGGCACGTTGACATCCACTGACCGTTTGGTCACCGACCTACGAGTGACGGCACGCTGA
- a CDS encoding NADH-quinone oxidoreductase subunit C, giving the protein MSDTSDTAVDAEEAAPTPPPERYGVLADESGERLVLHPTRDQWLDLARALLADGFTMGLDLTAVDYLTYKGNRPLPEGVAGERFEVVAAFADIEGNRRLWAKVQLPADDPAIASLTTFYPGLDFLEREVYDMFGIEFIDHPDLSRILMPESWQGHPLRKDYAIGAIPVQFKGAPGAR; this is encoded by the coding sequence ATGAGCGACACTTCCGACACCGCCGTCGACGCCGAGGAAGCGGCGCCAACGCCGCCGCCGGAACGCTACGGCGTCCTGGCCGACGAGTCCGGTGAGCGCCTCGTGCTCCACCCCACCCGAGACCAGTGGCTCGACCTCGCTCGTGCGCTGCTCGCCGACGGGTTCACCATGGGCCTCGACCTCACCGCCGTCGACTACCTCACCTACAAAGGGAACCGTCCGTTGCCCGAGGGCGTGGCGGGCGAACGGTTCGAAGTCGTCGCCGCCTTCGCCGACATCGAGGGCAACCGTCGCCTGTGGGCCAAGGTGCAACTGCCGGCCGATGATCCGGCCATCGCCTCGCTGACCACGTTCTACCCCGGCCTCGACTTCCTCGAGCGCGAGGTCTACGACATGTTCGGCATCGAATTCATCGACCACCCCGATCTCTCCCGCATCCTCATGCCGGAGAGCTGGCAGGGTCATCCGTTGCGCAAGGACTACGCCATCGGCGCGATCCCCGTGCAGTTCAAGGGCGCGCCCGGCGCGCGCTAG
- the nuoF gene encoding NADH-quinone oxidoreductase subunit NuoF produces MATNAYIPHAAGYVDNEGPKVVSSRFPYEDSFTLERSQATGGYEALRKALAMSPAEVAGEVKEAVLLGRGGAGFPAGIKWGFMPPVWPRYLVVNGDESEPGTYKDRLLMERDPHQLIEGCVITCYALGLNQCFLYIRGEMALAQERVAQALNDAYAAGFVGKDIMGTDVSIDVVLHWGAGAYIVGEETALIESLEGNRGMPRLKPPFFPAAKGLYLKPTIVNNVETLSNVPWIIEHGPIEYKKMGSEASPGTRMVAVSGHVNRPGVYEVEQGITTFRDLFYGDNYGQGIRNGNDLKAFVPGGGSAPWFFPEQLDVPLEGRVAGAEGSMLGSGAIIVMDHTSCAVKSALRLVRFYARESCGKCTPCREGTSWEEKVLQRILDGHGRPDDIELLLSIGENISPGPYPVAAHPEAGLTAVPFPPKQTTICPLGPSSVAPITSAIRRFRDEFEAKIAANPANAATPVDAHEAPATAATEPAATAVSGAH; encoded by the coding sequence ATGGCCACCAACGCGTACATCCCCCACGCCGCGGGATACGTCGACAACGAGGGCCCCAAGGTCGTCAGCAGTCGCTTCCCCTACGAAGACTCCTTCACGCTCGAGCGTTCGCAGGCCACCGGTGGCTACGAGGCGTTGCGCAAGGCGCTCGCCATGTCTCCGGCCGAGGTGGCCGGTGAGGTCAAGGAAGCGGTGTTGCTCGGTCGTGGTGGCGCCGGGTTCCCGGCCGGGATCAAGTGGGGATTCATGCCGCCGGTGTGGCCCCGCTACCTCGTGGTCAACGGCGACGAGTCCGAGCCGGGCACCTACAAGGACCGACTCCTCATGGAGCGCGATCCGCATCAGCTGATCGAAGGCTGCGTCATCACCTGCTACGCACTCGGGCTGAACCAGTGCTTCCTCTACATCCGCGGTGAGATGGCACTTGCGCAGGAACGAGTCGCTCAGGCCCTCAACGACGCCTACGCCGCCGGTTTCGTCGGCAAGGACATCATGGGCACCGACGTCAGCATCGACGTCGTGCTGCACTGGGGCGCCGGTGCCTACATCGTCGGTGAAGAGACGGCGCTGATCGAGTCGCTCGAAGGCAATCGCGGCATGCCCCGGTTGAAGCCGCCGTTCTTCCCGGCCGCCAAGGGCCTCTACCTCAAGCCAACGATCGTCAACAACGTCGAGACGCTGTCGAACGTGCCGTGGATCATCGAGCACGGTCCGATCGAATACAAGAAGATGGGCTCCGAGGCCTCGCCGGGCACCCGCATGGTGGCGGTCAGCGGCCACGTCAATCGTCCTGGTGTCTACGAGGTCGAGCAGGGCATCACCACCTTCCGCGACCTGTTCTACGGCGACAACTACGGACAGGGCATCCGCAACGGCAACGACCTGAAGGCGTTCGTGCCCGGTGGCGGCTCGGCGCCCTGGTTCTTCCCCGAGCAGCTCGACGTTCCGCTCGAGGGTCGCGTCGCCGGTGCCGAGGGGTCGATGCTCGGTTCCGGCGCCATCATCGTGATGGACCACACCTCGTGCGCCGTGAAGTCGGCGTTGCGACTCGTGCGCTTCTACGCCCGCGAGTCCTGCGGCAAGTGCACGCCGTGCCGCGAGGGCACCAGCTGGGAAGAGAAGGTGCTCCAGCGCATCCTCGACGGTCACGGCCGACCCGACGACATCGAGCTGCTACTGTCGATCGGTGAGAACATCAGCCCCGGGCCGTACCCGGTCGCTGCTCACCCCGAAGCCGGCCTGACGGCGGTGCCGTTCCCGCCGAAGCAGACCACGATCTGTCCGCTGGGCCCCTCGTCGGTGGCACCGATCACGTCGGCCATCCGCCGCTTCCGCGACGAATTCGAGGCGAAGATCGCCGCCAATCCGGCCAACGCCGCCACGCCCGTCGACGCCCACGAGGCGCCCGCCACTGCAGCCACCGAACCGGCGGCCACTGCCGTCTCAGGAGCGCATTGA
- a CDS encoding NAD(P)H-dependent oxidoreductase subunit E — translation MPRLNAANVSLAKEIIARYPRPKSALIPLLHLAQEQDGYVADDAMEHLAELVGVTPAEVLGTCSFYEMFVRHPVGKYKINICTNLSCQLMGAEELLHHAEDTLGIRAGGTTDDGLFTIEDVECIAACTEAPCLSVNYRFENRVTIEHFDQLVDDLRSGKRADIPNHGTLGLVRQHIPADRLGGIAPPEQTTKPDWFASREAAAAPEGA, via the coding sequence GTGCCACGCCTGAACGCCGCCAACGTCTCGTTGGCGAAAGAGATCATCGCTCGCTATCCCCGCCCCAAGTCGGCGCTCATCCCGCTGTTGCACCTGGCCCAGGAGCAAGACGGCTACGTGGCCGACGACGCCATGGAGCACCTCGCCGAACTGGTGGGCGTCACCCCGGCCGAAGTTCTCGGCACCTGCTCGTTCTACGAGATGTTCGTGCGTCACCCGGTCGGCAAGTACAAGATCAACATCTGTACCAACCTGAGCTGCCAGCTGATGGGGGCCGAAGAGCTGTTGCACCACGCCGAGGACACCCTCGGCATCCGTGCCGGCGGTACGACCGATGACGGCCTCTTCACGATCGAAGACGTCGAGTGCATCGCCGCCTGCACCGAGGCGCCGTGCCTCAGCGTGAACTACCGCTTCGAGAATCGGGTCACGATCGAGCACTTCGACCAGCTGGTCGATGATCTCCGCAGCGGGAAGCGGGCCGACATCCCCAACCACGGCACGCTCGGCCTGGTGCGGCAACACATCCCGGCCGACCGCCTCGGCGGGATCGCCCCGCCCGAACAGACGACCAAGCCCGACTGGTTCGCCAGCCGCGAGGCCGCCGCAGCACCGGAAGGAGCGTAG